The following proteins are encoded in a genomic region of Pelodictyon phaeoclathratiforme BU-1:
- a CDS encoding LL-diaminopimelate aminotransferase produces the protein MFDEIEFDKIKRLPKYVFAAVNELKMAERRAGEDVIDFSMGNPDGPTPQHIVDKLIESINKPRTHGYSVSKGIYKLRGAVGTWYQRKYNVDLDLDREVVATMGSKEGYVHLVQAITNPGDLAMVPDPCYPIHSQAFILAGGNVHRLKLELNDDFTLDEEGFFHNIEKALRESSPKPKYLVVNFPNNPTTATVELPFYEKLVDIARQERFYIISDIAYAELTYDGYVTPSILQVPGAKDVAVESYTLSKTYNMAGWRVGFMVGNAKLIGALEKIKSWLDYGTFTPIQVASTIALTEDQSCVEEICEVYRKRRDVMVKSFINAGWPVVSPRASMFVWARIPEPFRSMGSLEFSKKLLSEAKVAVSPGIGFGAYGDDYVRIAMIENEERIRQAARNIRKFLRE, from the coding sequence ATGTTTGATGAAATAGAGTTTGACAAGATCAAGCGTCTTCCCAAGTATGTTTTTGCTGCAGTCAATGAGCTGAAAATGGCTGAACGCCGCGCAGGAGAGGATGTTATTGATTTCTCAATGGGTAATCCTGATGGCCCGACCCCCCAGCATATTGTCGATAAACTGATTGAAAGCATCAATAAACCCAGAACGCACGGTTATTCTGTTTCAAAGGGGATCTACAAGCTTCGTGGTGCAGTTGGAACCTGGTACCAGCGCAAATATAATGTCGATCTGGATCTGGATCGAGAGGTTGTTGCAACGATGGGTTCAAAAGAGGGCTATGTCCACCTTGTGCAGGCCATCACCAACCCCGGCGATCTTGCAATGGTTCCTGATCCTTGTTATCCCATCCACTCACAGGCATTCATTCTTGCCGGTGGCAATGTTCACCGCCTGAAACTTGAACTGAACGACGACTTTACCCTTGATGAAGAGGGCTTTTTCCACAATATTGAAAAAGCATTACGGGAATCTTCACCAAAACCCAAGTACCTCGTTGTCAATTTCCCTAACAATCCTACCACGGCAACCGTGGAGCTTCCCTTTTATGAGAAGCTGGTTGATATTGCCCGTCAGGAGCGTTTTTACATCATCAGTGATATTGCCTATGCCGAGCTTACCTATGACGGCTATGTGACTCCATCCATCCTGCAGGTTCCCGGCGCAAAGGATGTTGCGGTCGAAAGCTACACCCTCTCAAAAACCTACAACATGGCAGGGTGGCGTGTGGGCTTTATGGTCGGCAACGCCAAATTGATCGGCGCACTTGAAAAAATCAAGAGCTGGCTCGATTATGGCACCTTTACGCCTATTCAGGTTGCCTCCACTATCGCCCTTACCGAGGATCAGAGCTGCGTTGAGGAAATCTGCGAGGTCTATCGCAAACGGCGCGATGTCATGGTTAAAAGTTTTATCAATGCCGGATGGCCGGTTGTATCCCCCAGGGCAAGCATGTTTGTCTGGGCCCGGATTCCAGAACCATTCCGCTCCATGGGAAGCCTTGAGTTCAGCAAAAAGCTGCTGAGCGAAGCCAAGGTTGCCGTAAGCCCCGGCATAGGCTTTGGCGCCTATGGTGACGACTATGTGCGTATTGCCATGATCGAGAACGAAGAGCGCATCCGCCAGGCCGCCCGTAATATCCGCAAATTTTTGCGGGAATAA
- a CDS encoding bifunctional ADP-dependent NAD(P)H-hydrate dehydratase/NAD(P)H-hydrate epimerase, with amino-acid sequence MQPVVTVQEMQKADKAAIELLHIGETRLMELAGRECLRVIKESLKRDSFSGCSFLLVCGKGNNGGDGFVLARHLLNLEASVDLLFLYPESLLQGVNRQGLTTLQAYGEHDAPLRIFESHDEALPFVAETHYNIIIDAITGTGLRLNKPGMALASPLSEGIELINTIRDQTGALTLAIDVPSGLDATTGLSATPVVMADITVTMAYPKRGFYLNEGPECCGELQIAEISIPRFLVEPSSYLLVDQEFAAKQFILREASSAKHTNGKVLIIAGSQTAQSSMLGAAILSAKAALKSGAGYVCLSLPISLAGAMHTAIPEAVIIGRDIATITEKAHWADTILIGCGLGRDQEAIELVRELLASSIVTSKKVILDADALYALPVIGIAEALGKCREVLLTPHYGEFSRLSTLPIEEIASDPIECARNFATLHGVSVLLKGNPTIIAEAEGPVLLNTSGTEALATAGSGDVLSGMIAALSAKGASLSDAAASAAWFHGRAGDLASDVASLVSSGMVVDTIQQAIQEIFEVSHLS; translated from the coding sequence ATGCAGCCTGTTGTAACTGTACAGGAAATGCAAAAGGCCGACAAGGCTGCCATTGAACTGCTCCATATCGGCGAAACCCGCCTTATGGAGCTTGCCGGTCGTGAATGCCTTCGCGTGATCAAAGAGAGCCTCAAAAGAGACTCTTTTTCAGGATGCTCTTTTCTTCTGGTCTGCGGCAAAGGCAACAATGGAGGTGACGGCTTTGTGCTGGCCCGCCATCTCCTCAATCTGGAAGCCTCGGTCGATCTTCTTTTCCTCTACCCCGAATCGCTGCTGCAAGGGGTCAATCGTCAAGGGCTCACCACACTGCAAGCCTACGGTGAACATGATGCCCCCTTGCGCATTTTCGAAAGCCATGACGAGGCGCTGCCCTTCGTTGCCGAAACGCATTACAATATCATCATCGATGCCATTACAGGCACCGGCCTGCGACTGAACAAACCGGGAATGGCGCTTGCGTCTCCCCTCTCTGAAGGCATTGAGCTGATCAACACCATCCGCGACCAAACAGGAGCCCTTACCCTTGCCATTGATGTTCCATCAGGACTCGATGCAACCACAGGCCTCTCTGCCACACCGGTAGTCATGGCGGATATCACCGTCACAATGGCATACCCGAAAAGAGGATTCTATCTGAACGAAGGGCCGGAGTGCTGCGGAGAGCTGCAGATAGCGGAAATCTCCATCCCCCGCTTTCTCGTTGAGCCCTCCTCCTACCTTCTTGTCGACCAGGAGTTTGCGGCTAAACAGTTTATCCTGAGAGAAGCGTCGAGCGCAAAGCATACGAACGGCAAGGTACTGATCATTGCCGGATCACAAACCGCACAAAGCTCGATGCTTGGGGCGGCCATCCTCTCCGCGAAAGCCGCACTGAAAAGCGGTGCAGGGTATGTTTGTCTCTCCCTCCCGATCTCTTTGGCCGGTGCAATGCACACCGCCATACCGGAAGCAGTTATTATTGGAAGAGATATTGCCACCATTACCGAAAAAGCACACTGGGCCGATACAATCCTGATCGGATGCGGCCTCGGACGCGATCAGGAAGCCATTGAGCTGGTCAGAGAACTGCTCGCGTCTTCCATCGTCACCTCAAAAAAAGTGATCCTTGACGCTGATGCCCTCTACGCCCTCCCGGTTATCGGAATAGCAGAGGCGTTGGGCAAATGCCGCGAGGTGCTGCTCACACCGCATTACGGAGAGTTCAGCCGCCTCTCGACATTACCAATTGAAGAAATAGCATCCGACCCGATTGAATGCGCCAGAAACTTTGCCACTCTCCACGGAGTGAGCGTTCTTCTGAAAGGAAATCCCACAATTATTGCAGAAGCTGAAGGGCCCGTTCTTCTCAACACCAGCGGTACCGAAGCGCTTGCAACTGCCGGTTCAGGCGATGTCCTCTCCGGCATGATTGCCGCGCTTTCAGCCAAAGGAGCATCCCTTTCAGATGCAGCAGCATCAGCCGCATGGTTTCACGGCAGGGCCGGAGACCTCGCCAGCGACGTCGCAAGCCTGGTCTCCTCCGGCATGGTTGTTGACACCATCCAGCAGGCAATACAGGAAATTTTCGAGGTATCACATTTGTCGTAA
- the purL gene encoding phosphoribosylformylglycinamidine synthase subunit PurL, whose amino-acid sequence MKHTEVEVTLALAAEHGLNREEYDKICAILGRVPSFTELGIFSVMWSEHCSYKNSIAVLKTLPREGGALLTGAGEENAGLVDIGDNLAVAFKIESHNHPSAVEPYQGAATGVGGIHRDIFTMGARPVASLNSLRFGSPKDPHVRYLVDGVVRGIGDYGNSFGVPTVGGEIYFEEGYTGNPLVNAMSVGIVEHHKTVSATALGKDNPVLIVGSSTGRDGIHGATFASEDLSEASEDKRPSVQVGDPFAEKLLLEATLEAIATGYVVGLQDMGAAGITSSTSEMSARGIEKTGSGGIEIDLDLVPIREAGMSAYEIMLSESQERMLIVAEKGFEEKIIEVYRKWDVLAVVIGRVTSDNLLRVSQHGSIVAEIPAESLVLGGGAPVYIREAIEKKPETPIAQLEEDKNLDFPTIALELLSRPNIASKQWVYRQYDSMVQTNTVTPVGHTDAAVIRIKGSRKGLAMKTDCNARYVYLNPLAGGKIAVAECARNIACSGAKPLAITNCLNFGNPYKPEVYFQFKTAVQGMGEACRAFNTPVTGGNVSFYNETFIGGLRTAIYPTPTIGMIGLLDDIDNLVGSTFTNPGDAILLLGEPELTLDASEYLIMQYGTPGQDAPSIDLVHEKNLQDLLVALASKKLLHSAHDISDGGLFVALAEKAIMNTEVPMGFSVDLEMTNSTPFEIQQQLFSEAQGRVVLSISPDKAKEVIEEALAHHVPIRVIGKVLERDANIAVNGVQLLHFTTVELSDAYYHALENSLHLDEL is encoded by the coding sequence GTGAAACATACTGAAGTTGAAGTCACCCTTGCCCTTGCCGCAGAACACGGCCTGAACCGTGAAGAGTACGATAAAATATGCGCCATTCTCGGAAGAGTCCCCTCTTTTACCGAGCTTGGCATTTTTTCCGTCATGTGGTCGGAGCACTGTAGTTACAAAAATTCCATAGCGGTGCTCAAAACCCTTCCCCGCGAAGGCGGAGCGCTGCTGACCGGTGCAGGAGAAGAGAACGCGGGTCTGGTCGATATCGGCGACAACCTTGCTGTAGCGTTTAAAATTGAATCACACAACCACCCCTCCGCAGTCGAGCCTTACCAGGGAGCGGCTACCGGCGTTGGCGGGATTCACCGCGATATTTTCACCATGGGTGCACGTCCGGTGGCATCGCTCAACTCCCTCAGATTCGGATCACCCAAAGACCCCCATGTCCGCTATCTGGTTGATGGTGTGGTTCGCGGTATCGGCGATTACGGCAACTCATTCGGCGTACCGACCGTAGGGGGTGAAATTTATTTTGAAGAGGGCTATACCGGTAATCCTCTGGTCAATGCCATGTCTGTCGGCATTGTTGAGCACCATAAAACCGTCAGTGCAACGGCCCTCGGTAAAGACAACCCCGTCCTGATTGTCGGTTCCTCAACCGGAAGAGACGGTATTCACGGCGCAACCTTCGCATCGGAAGATCTCAGCGAAGCATCGGAAGATAAACGCCCAAGCGTTCAGGTTGGCGACCCTTTTGCTGAAAAGCTTCTGCTTGAAGCGACCCTTGAAGCTATCGCAACCGGTTATGTTGTCGGTCTGCAGGATATGGGCGCTGCCGGAATAACCAGCTCAACCTCAGAAATGAGTGCAAGAGGAATCGAAAAAACCGGATCCGGTGGCATAGAGATCGATCTTGATCTTGTCCCTATTCGCGAAGCGGGGATGAGCGCTTATGAAATCATGCTCTCCGAGTCACAGGAACGAATGCTTATTGTTGCCGAAAAAGGATTTGAGGAGAAGATCATTGAGGTATACCGCAAATGGGATGTGCTTGCCGTCGTCATCGGACGTGTTACGAGCGACAATCTCTTGCGAGTCTCGCAGCACGGCTCAATTGTCGCCGAAATTCCGGCTGAATCGCTGGTACTTGGAGGCGGTGCACCCGTTTATATCCGCGAGGCCATCGAAAAAAAGCCCGAAACCCCGATAGCGCAACTTGAAGAGGACAAAAACCTTGATTTTCCGACAATCGCCCTTGAACTGCTTTCACGCCCCAATATCGCAAGCAAACAATGGGTCTATCGCCAGTATGACTCCATGGTGCAAACGAATACGGTAACTCCGGTAGGCCATACCGATGCCGCCGTTATCCGCATCAAGGGATCACGCAAAGGGCTTGCCATGAAAACAGACTGCAATGCCCGTTATGTCTATCTCAATCCTTTGGCAGGCGGTAAAATTGCGGTTGCTGAATGTGCCAGAAATATCGCCTGTTCGGGTGCAAAACCGCTGGCCATAACCAACTGCCTCAATTTCGGCAATCCTTACAAGCCAGAGGTCTATTTTCAGTTCAAAACAGCAGTTCAGGGAATGGGTGAAGCTTGCAGAGCCTTCAACACCCCGGTAACCGGCGGAAATGTCAGTTTCTATAACGAAACATTCATTGGTGGCCTGCGCACCGCAATCTACCCCACACCAACCATTGGCATGATCGGTCTGCTCGACGATATCGACAATCTCGTAGGATCAACCTTCACCAATCCCGGCGATGCCATCCTGCTTCTCGGAGAGCCTGAGCTCACGCTGGACGCTTCGGAATACCTCATCATGCAATACGGCACACCCGGCCAGGATGCTCCATCCATCGATCTGGTACATGAAAAAAACCTCCAGGATCTGCTTGTAGCACTGGCATCAAAAAAGCTTCTCCATTCCGCTCACGACATTTCCGATGGAGGTCTCTTTGTTGCACTTGCTGAAAAAGCGATCATGAACACCGAAGTACCAATGGGATTCAGCGTCGATCTGGAAATGACAAACAGCACGCCTTTCGAAATCCAGCAGCAGCTCTTTTCAGAAGCACAAGGACGGGTCGTGCTGAGCATCTCTCCCGACAAGGCAAAAGAGGTGATTGAAGAGGCTCTGGCGCACCATGTACCGATCAGGGTCATTGGAAAAGTTTTGGAGCGTGATGCCAACATCGCTGTAAACGGAGTGCAACTCCTGCATTTCACAACTGTGGAACTTTCGGACGCATACTATCACGCACTTGAGAACTCACTCCACCTTGACGAACTCTAA
- the secA gene encoding preprotein translocase subunit SecA: MLKIFEKIFGSKHEKDIKKIRPLVSSINELQMTMASLSNDQLRERGVTLKQRVRKTLEPLEQEKTSLSRKLDNPDINLEEAETINTRLDTLAEEYEQATAAILEELLPETFALVKESCVRLKGHTYLVMGREMIWDMVPYDVQLIGGIVLHSGKISEMATGEGKTLVSTLPVFLNALTGRGVHVVTVNDYLAQRDKEWMSPVFAFHNLSVGVILNTMRPEERREQYACDITYGTNNEFGFDYLRDNMASTPEEMVQRNFYYAIVDEVDSVLIDEARTPLIISGPVPNADNSKFQEIKPWIEQLVRAQQQLVAKYLGEAEKLIKTKPGDPEAGLALLRVKRGQPKNTRYIKMLSQQGMAKLVQGTENEYLKDNSSRMQEVDDELYFAVDEKANTIDLTDKGRDFLSKLSHQDSDIFMLPDVGSEVAIIESDALIPVADKIQKKDEVYRLFADRSERLHNISQLLKAYSLFERDDEYVVQNGQVMIVDEFTGRILPGRRYSDGLHQAIEAKENVKIEGETQTMATITIQNFFRLYKKLAGMTGTAETEASEFYEIYKLDVVVIPTNASIVRKDMDDLVYKTRREKYNAVVLKVEELQKKGQPVLVGTTSVEVSETLSRMLRARKIVHNVLNARQNDREAEIVAEAGQKNAVTIATNMAGRGTDIKLGSGVRELGGLFILGSERHESRRIDRQLRGRAGRQGDPGESVFFVSLEDELMRLFGSDRVISVMDRLGHEEGDVIEHSMITKSIERAQKKVEEQNFSIRKRLLEYDDVLNQQREVIYSRRRNGLIKDRLTSDILDLLRDYSELVIKKHHKMLDVDAIEEQLMRELSIEFKPERNTFEREGIEATAEKLYQTALAFYRRKEAAMPEEIMQQIEKYAVLSVIDLRWREHLREIDSLREGINLRAYGQKDPLLEYKQEAFRLFIDLLHDIELETLSLAFKLFPVNPDEAREMEERQRKAAVRQEKLIAQHKAAESVYTASSDEPETNQEESPQQPAIAEKKPGRNDLCPCGSGKKYKNCHGQQP, encoded by the coding sequence ATGTTGAAAATTTTTGAAAAGATCTTCGGCTCCAAACACGAAAAGGATATCAAAAAAATCCGCCCTCTCGTCAGCAGCATCAACGAACTGCAGATGACCATGGCGTCGCTGAGTAACGATCAGTTGAGAGAGAGAGGGGTAACGCTGAAACAGAGGGTACGAAAAACTCTTGAGCCACTTGAGCAGGAGAAAACATCGCTCTCCCGGAAGCTCGATAACCCGGATATCAACCTTGAAGAGGCTGAAACAATCAACACACGCCTTGATACCCTTGCTGAAGAGTACGAACAGGCTACCGCAGCCATACTTGAAGAGCTTCTTCCTGAAACCTTCGCCCTTGTCAAAGAGAGCTGTGTGCGCCTTAAAGGACACACCTACCTGGTCATGGGAAGAGAGATGATCTGGGACATGGTACCCTACGATGTTCAGCTCATTGGAGGAATTGTGCTCCATTCGGGAAAAATCTCCGAAATGGCAACTGGTGAAGGAAAAACCCTTGTGTCAACACTCCCTGTTTTTCTTAATGCCCTGACAGGAAGAGGCGTACATGTCGTCACGGTCAATGATTACCTTGCACAGAGGGACAAGGAGTGGATGAGCCCGGTCTTTGCCTTTCATAACCTCTCGGTAGGCGTTATTCTCAACACGATGAGGCCCGAAGAGCGAAGGGAACAGTACGCTTGTGATATAACCTATGGTACAAACAATGAATTCGGCTTCGACTATCTGCGCGACAATATGGCCAGCACCCCTGAAGAGATGGTGCAGCGGAACTTCTACTACGCCATCGTTGATGAGGTTGATAGTGTACTGATTGATGAAGCCAGAACGCCACTGATCATTTCAGGCCCCGTCCCCAATGCCGACAACAGCAAATTCCAGGAGATCAAACCATGGATCGAGCAGTTGGTTCGTGCACAGCAGCAACTCGTCGCCAAATATCTCGGTGAAGCTGAAAAACTCATTAAAACCAAACCGGGCGATCCTGAAGCAGGTCTTGCACTCCTTCGCGTCAAACGTGGACAGCCAAAAAACACCCGCTACATTAAAATGCTCTCACAGCAGGGTATGGCAAAACTGGTACAGGGTACTGAAAACGAATACCTTAAAGACAATTCAAGCCGGATGCAGGAGGTCGATGACGAACTCTATTTCGCCGTTGATGAAAAAGCGAACACCATTGATCTGACCGACAAGGGTCGCGACTTCCTCAGCAAGCTCAGCCACCAGGACAGCGATATTTTTATGTTGCCCGATGTCGGCTCAGAAGTCGCCATCATTGAAAGTGACGCATTGATCCCGGTAGCCGATAAAATTCAGAAAAAAGATGAGGTATACCGCCTTTTTGCTGACCGTTCAGAACGGCTGCATAACATCAGTCAACTCCTGAAAGCCTACTCACTCTTCGAGCGCGACGATGAATATGTAGTCCAAAACGGACAGGTTATGATTGTCGACGAGTTTACCGGACGAATCCTTCCCGGTCGTCGATACAGCGATGGACTGCACCAGGCGATCGAGGCAAAAGAGAATGTCAAGATCGAGGGTGAAACGCAGACCATGGCAACCATCACCATCCAGAATTTTTTCCGACTCTACAAAAAGCTCGCCGGTATGACCGGCACAGCGGAAACCGAAGCTTCAGAGTTTTATGAAATCTACAAGCTCGATGTCGTCGTTATTCCGACCAATGCCTCCATTGTTCGCAAGGACATGGACGATTTGGTCTATAAAACCCGCCGCGAAAAATATAATGCCGTTGTTCTGAAGGTTGAAGAGCTGCAGAAAAAGGGGCAGCCAGTACTTGTCGGTACAACCAGTGTTGAGGTTTCGGAAACCCTTTCACGCATGCTTCGCGCAAGAAAAATCGTTCACAATGTACTCAACGCACGGCAAAATGATCGTGAAGCGGAAATTGTTGCCGAAGCGGGCCAGAAAAATGCAGTAACCATTGCTACCAACATGGCTGGACGTGGAACCGATATCAAACTCGGTAGTGGCGTCCGCGAATTGGGCGGACTCTTCATTCTTGGTTCCGAACGTCACGAGTCCCGTCGTATCGACCGCCAGCTCCGTGGACGTGCCGGACGACAGGGTGATCCGGGTGAGTCGGTTTTCTTTGTCTCTCTCGAAGATGAGCTGATGCGCCTGTTCGGCTCCGATCGGGTTATCTCCGTTATGGATCGTCTGGGTCATGAAGAGGGAGATGTCATTGAGCACTCCATGATCACCAAATCAATCGAGCGTGCACAGAAAAAGGTTGAAGAGCAAAACTTTTCGATCCGCAAACGTCTGCTTGAATATGATGATGTCCTTAACCAGCAGCGTGAGGTTATCTATTCACGCCGCCGCAACGGCCTTATCAAGGATCGCCTGACCAGTGATATCCTTGACCTGCTCAGGGATTACAGCGAGCTGGTCATTAAAAAGCACCACAAGATGCTTGATGTTGATGCTATTGAGGAACAGTTGATGCGCGAACTCTCCATTGAATTCAAGCCTGAACGCAATACCTTTGAGCGCGAAGGGATTGAGGCTACCGCCGAAAAGCTCTACCAGACCGCCCTTGCGTTCTATCGCAGAAAAGAGGCTGCAATGCCCGAAGAGATCATGCAGCAAATTGAAAAATATGCCGTTCTCAGTGTCATAGACCTCCGCTGGCGAGAGCACCTCCGCGAAATCGACTCCTTGCGTGAGGGAATCAATTTACGCGCTTATGGCCAGAAAGATCCCCTGCTCGAATACAAGCAGGAGGCATTCCGTCTTTTTATTGATCTCTTGCACGACATCGAGCTCGAAACCCTCTCTCTTGCCTTCAAGCTCTTTCCTGTTAACCCTGATGAGGCGCGTGAAATGGAAGAGCGCCAGCGAAAAGCGGCTGTCAGACAGGAAAAACTCATCGCACAGCATAAAGCGGCAGAAAGTGTTTACACCGCATCTTCTGATGAACCTGAAACAAACCAGGAAGAGAGTCCGCAGCAGCCCGCCATAGCCGAAAAAAAACCTGGCCGCAATGACCTCTGCCCTTGCGGAAGCGGAAAAAAATATAAAAACTGTCACGGACAGCAACCCTGA
- a CDS encoding SDR family oxidoreductase: MSTKKHVLIAGASGYLGRFAIKEFKERGYYIRILVRNPDKIKTAGPHGEPAVYDIADEIVVGDVTNPDSIKGICEGIDLVFSSLGLTAPDPKLTSFDVDHLGNGRILEQAIQEKVSRFIYVSVFNQDKMADVPSIKAHELFVTDLKASGIPWTVIRPNGYFSDMGRFFSMAQSGHMFMVGEGEKKINPVHGADLAKVCADGAEGICREIAVGGPDIYTFREVMEMAFHVCGKPVWITPLPMWLAEGGLMVTGIFNRNLADLLSFAVEALKFDHVAPAFGTHHLQEFFAELATKNE, translated from the coding sequence ATGAGTACAAAAAAGCACGTGTTGATAGCCGGGGCTTCCGGCTACCTTGGCAGATTCGCCATAAAGGAATTCAAAGAGAGGGGTTATTATATCCGCATTCTGGTAAGAAACCCGGATAAAATCAAAACTGCTGGCCCCCATGGCGAACCAGCAGTCTACGATATCGCCGATGAAATTGTCGTTGGTGATGTAACGAATCCTGACAGCATCAAGGGTATCTGCGAAGGGATCGATCTTGTTTTTTCCTCACTTGGCCTGACAGCTCCCGACCCGAAATTGACCAGCTTTGATGTCGATCACCTCGGCAACGGACGCATCCTTGAGCAGGCTATCCAGGAAAAGGTGTCGAGATTCATCTACGTTTCGGTCTTCAACCAGGACAAAATGGCTGATGTTCCTTCAATCAAGGCTCACGAACTCTTTGTTACCGATCTCAAAGCCTCCGGAATTCCCTGGACAGTCATACGCCCAAACGGTTACTTTTCAGACATGGGACGATTTTTCTCAATGGCTCAAAGCGGCCATATGTTCATGGTTGGTGAAGGTGAAAAAAAAATTAACCCGGTTCATGGAGCCGACCTTGCAAAGGTGTGTGCTGATGGAGCAGAAGGCATATGCCGGGAAATTGCCGTTGGCGGACCCGATATCTATACCTTTCGGGAAGTGATGGAGATGGCATTCCATGTTTGCGGAAAACCGGTATGGATAACTCCACTCCCTATGTGGCTTGCCGAAGGAGGACTTATGGTGACCGGGATTTTCAACCGGAACCTGGCCGACCTCCTCTCTTTTGCTGTTGAAGCACTCAAATTTGACCATGTGGCTCCTGCTTTCGGTACCCACCATCTCCAGGAGTTTTTTGCTGAACTTGCAACGAAAAATGAATAA
- a CDS encoding DNA-3-methyladenine glycosylase family protein, which translates to MNYYTIIKTRAPFDIRQTLFSGQSFLWNINKDEPDFYAAIIKSKPLIIKQIADNELEVYAEDKVINGVPLVDFISHYFTFDIDTEQIFPDNFSHLYPTLWQLLTDYFPVRIMRQDPFETMISFMCAQGIGMPLIRKQVSMLLQNYGEKRTISYSGKEITLHHFPSPERLAAANPIALSTCTNNNHPRARNIVRIAKGVADGKIDLDALSDPLLPLSELRRTLCQNEGVGYKIADCIALFGLGRFDAFPIDTHVKQYLGQWFNSTTALQSLTPARYLALDAEARTILKPDFAGYAGHLLFHCWRKEIKGLRTF; encoded by the coding sequence TTGAATTATTACACTATAATAAAAACAAGGGCGCCGTTCGATATCCGCCAAACTCTCTTTAGCGGACAATCATTTTTATGGAATATCAATAAAGATGAACCGGATTTCTATGCTGCAATAATCAAATCCAAGCCTTTGATTATCAAGCAGATAGCTGATAATGAGCTTGAAGTTTATGCTGAAGATAAGGTGATTAATGGCGTCCCGTTAGTGGATTTTATCTCCCATTACTTTACATTTGATATCGATACCGAACAGATTTTTCCTGATAATTTCTCTCACCTGTATCCAACACTCTGGCAGCTCCTGACCGACTATTTTCCGGTTAGAATCATGAGGCAGGATCCGTTTGAAACCATGATCTCGTTTATGTGTGCCCAGGGCATCGGCATGCCCCTGATCAGAAAACAGGTTTCCATGCTTCTGCAGAACTATGGCGAAAAGAGGACAATTTCATATTCCGGAAAGGAAATCACCCTGCACCACTTCCCCTCTCCCGAACGACTTGCAGCCGCCAATCCCATTGCACTCAGCACTTGCACAAACAATAATCATCCCAGAGCGCGCAACATCGTGAGGATCGCCAAAGGAGTTGCCGACGGAAAAATTGACCTTGACGCCCTCTCTGACCCACTGCTCCCCCTTTCGGAACTGCGCAGGACTCTATGCCAAAACGAAGGTGTCGGTTACAAAATAGCCGATTGCATTGCGCTCTTCGGGCTCGGCCGTTTCGACGCATTTCCGATTGATACCCATGTCAAACAATACCTCGGACAATGGTTCAACAGCACAACAGCCCTTCAATCCTTGACTCCGGCCCGTTATCTTGCCCTTGATGCCGAGGCCCGTACCATTTTAAAGCCTGATTTTGCAGGCTACGCTGGTCATCTTCTTTTTCACTGCTGGCGTAAGGAAATAAAAGGACTTCGAACGTTTTAA
- a CDS encoding SDR family oxidoreductase yields the protein MIQFNGTILVVGATGRTGEWIVKRLQSHNLDYHLFVRSGKKALELFGPEIIDKLTIGSLEHPEEIKAALRHADAVICAIGGKVTDPEAPPPSAIDRDGVIRLATLAKEQGIKRFVLISSLGVTKPDHPLNKYGHVLTMKLESENEVRKLYSEPGYAYTILRPGGLLDGPVLMHDLLFDTGDNIVTGVIDRSDVAEVAVISLFTPEAHNLTFELIRSDAAPHTNLSSFFSLIPSPKN from the coding sequence ATGATACAATTTAACGGAACCATCCTCGTTGTCGGTGCTACCGGCAGAACGGGCGAGTGGATAGTCAAACGCCTGCAGAGTCATAACCTCGACTACCATCTCTTTGTCCGATCGGGTAAAAAAGCGCTTGAGCTTTTCGGTCCTGAAATCATCGACAAACTCACTATCGGTTCTCTTGAGCATCCTGAAGAGATCAAGGCTGCATTGCGTCATGCTGATGCCGTGATCTGCGCCATCGGCGGCAAGGTAACCGATCCAGAAGCCCCGCCTCCATCAGCCATCGACCGTGACGGAGTCATCAGGCTGGCGACACTTGCCAAAGAGCAGGGCATCAAGCGCTTTGTGCTCATAAGCTCTCTCGGAGTAACCAAACCTGATCACCCCCTGAACAAATATGGCCATGTACTCACCATGAAGCTGGAGAGCGAAAATGAGGTGCGCAAACTCTACTCAGAACCGGGATATGCATACACCATCCTCAGGCCAGGCGGACTGCTTGACGGCCCCGTACTGATGCATGACTTGCTCTTTGATACCGGCGACAATATCGTTACAGGAGTTATTGACCGAAGTGATGTCGCCGAAGTTGCTGTCATCTCTCTTTTTACCCCGGAAGCTCATAATCTCACGTTTGAACTTATCCGGTCTGATGCAGCTCCACACACTAACCTCTCCTCATTTTTCTCGCTTATACCATCCCCAAAAAACTGA